TTATGACGCAGATAATTTTCTGGATGATGGCCGCAACAGATGGCCACGCTAAAAATTTCAGTATTTCTATTGGGCCACAGGGACGTTATCACCTTACACCAAACTATGATGTGTTGTCGGCATGGCCGGTGATCGGTCATGGGAACAATCAGATATCTTGGCAGAAGTGCAAACTGGCGATGGCCGTACGTGGCAGTAGCAACTATTACCAGATATATCGAATACAACGACGCCACTGGATCAGGCATGGTGAGATAACCGGCCTGAGTAAACAGCAGACAGAGGCGATGATAGAGGAAATCATCGCCAGAACCCCGGGTGTCATTGAACGTGTTAGCGGGCTTCTTCCGGACCAGTTCCCCCAGCAGCTTGCGGAAAGTATTTTTGATGGAATGAGGCAGCAATGCAGGCGCCTGGCTGAGAAATGACAGCCGCAATTTATAGTGTGCATGTTTTCAGAATAGCTGGTGTAAGCGTGAGGATTCAGTATGACTGAAGAACAAAAAAGAATAGAGCGGGCTATTGAGTTGGCTTGTCGTTACGGCGGAACCGATGAAATGCATCATCTGCAATGGGTCGTGGATCAGATGGTAAGAGAACTTGCTGGAGAACGTTATGCACAGATAGTAGCTGATGCCACCAGCGGAGAAGATGGGCCTGATACTTACAAATGGAGTGTTGGGATCGCGCCTTAACAGCTGTCGGTCTGGGGGTGAAAACGTATTCTTCATTCAGCGAATTCCCAGGCTTCACATTAAGACTAAAGCGGCGGCCGCAGTAACGTAAGAGAAAATAAATGGCTATTTTTGTCCTCCAGATAAAAAGAGCGGCCTATCGGCAGAGTATCGAGTCAGATGGCAGCAGTTGCTGGAAAGCCATGGGGTGAAGCAGGCCCGTTTATCTCATCAGGCGTTATACGCCTGGCTGTATCGGCATGATCGAAGCTGGTTTCTGCAATTTAACCGGCAACACCATCAGGGCCATGCTAGAGACAATCTCCGTGTCGATTGGCCAAAGCGGGATCGCATGGTTTGTCGTCAATTACTCCATATCCTCGATCAACATGAGTTGATGCTTGATTCCCCTCGGCTGTCGAGGAACTGGTATCTATCGAAACTTCTATCGGGAGCCATGATTGAGAAAAACTTGCGCTCTATGCCTCTTACTCGCTTGTTTTTTCAACGATATTGTGAAGATATAACAGGTTATCAGATTCGTCGTTTGGCTCTTGCTGCCGGATTGCTGGTGCAGACTGGTAATTCATTGCGCCGATGGCGACTTCTTCGCCTGGCTGGATTGAGTGATGAGCGATTAACCTCGCTGGCTGATGACCTATTGCGAGATGTATTGGGGGCTTGATGCAGGATATCCGTTTTGAAAAGGTATCTGACGATACAACCATTTTGGCAATCGGTTCTCTGTTCCGGCGAGTTAATCACACACAGTGGGGCATCAATCTGGATCTGGCTCCTCAAGCTGAAATCGGGTCGCTGCGGGTTTCGAATCTTCCTGTTTTGGCTCGTAAGCGGGTGTTGAATCCGACACAGAAGCATAAGTCTGCCGGTTTTCGGCTCTCTTTTACCATCGAGAGCTCGGCTACTTGGCAACGCAGATATTTAGGTGATTTCCCTGTTCCCTTGGCCATTCGCGCCATGGATAAGCGGAGAACAGCATGAGCCAACAGACCCTCAACCGCCTGCGCGAGCTCAGACTCGGCGGCATGGCCGCTGCCCTGCAGCAGCAACAAGAACAGGTCGCGACCTACGACGGCCTGTCGTTTATCGAACGGCTGGGACTCTTGGTCGAGCAAGAACATCTGGCGCGCGAGCAACGCAAACAGGCGCGGCTGGTGCGCCACGCTCGCCTCAAGCTGAGCGCCACCACCCAAGAGATCGACTACCAGCACCCGCGCAACATCGACCGAGCCCAGATCGCCCGGCTGGCCCAGGGCGACTGGCTGCAACGCGGGCAGAACCTGCTGATCACCGGCCCCTGCGGCAGCGGCAAGACCTATCTGGCCTGCGCCTTGGGCTATCAGGCCTGTCTGCAGGGCTACGGCACCCACTACCACCGCCTGTCACGGCTGCTGCAGAGCCTGACCCAGGCCAAGGCCGACGGTAGCTACGGCCGGCTATTGGCCCAGTTGGCCAAGGTCGAGCTGCTGATCCTCGATGACTGGGGGCTGGAGCCGCTGCTACCCGCCCAGCGCCACGATCTGCTGGAGATCATGGACGACCGTCACGGCCGCCATTCGACCGTGGTGATCAGCCAGGGGTCGTCTCAGAAAACGGAATCTATGGTCACTCCCGTTTTTGCAACACCGATTTTGACGACAAGTTGGCTTGCTTGAATCTATCCGGCGTCTGAATGGGATTTTATTCCCGCGCCTCGATGAGTTCCGCGCCTGATGAACCTCCAGAAAATATACGGCTTCAATGAGCCTTTCCGTTTTACAGGTTCCTCAACAGGCCGGTGGGCCGTTAGTATCATCAATATCAGTATTCGCAAAACCAGATGAATGATTGTTTAAACTGGTGTATTTCTGCCTTTATGCTTCGTAAGTTTGCTGTCGCGCCGTCAGTGCCCAGGCTATTCTGGCCAGCTTGTTTGCCAGAGCACAGGTGACGACAAAGTTGCTTTTCCGACACAACAACTCCCTGACCCAGTCGGCCAACTTGCCAGACTGGTGTTCCAGTTTTTGTATGAATACCCTGGCACACTGAACCAACAAAGTTCGGATCTTTTTGTTGCCCCGCTTGCTAATCCCTAACAATGTCGTCCGACCTCCCGTGCTGTACTGTCGGGGTACCAGCCCTGTTGCCGCCGCAAAGTCACGGCTGCTGGCGTACTGCTTCCCGTCGCCAATCTCAGTTGAAATAGTACTGGCAGTCAGCGTTCCAACGCAGGGAATACTCAGCAAGCGCTGTCCAACCTCATCTTCGTCCAACTTTCGTTTCAACTGAGATTCCAGATCTTTAATCTGCTCAACAAGATAGTGATAATGCTGTTGTAATTTCAGCAGTAACTGGCTGAGATAAAGAGGCAAACTACTGTCCTCAAGAAGGGTACTCAGTCGACTAATAACGGCAGCACCTCGCGGAACGCTGATACCAAATTCCAGCAGAAAAGCATGCATCTGATTAGTTGTTTTCACCTTATCCTGAACCAGGGATTCACGGACACGATGCAGAGCTCGCATTGCCTGCTGAGATTCGGTTCTGGGCTGCACGAAACGCATAGATGGACGTGATGCTGCTTCACAGATAGCTTCAGCATCAACGAAGTCATTTTTGTTGCTTTTAACGAATGGGCGGACAAATTGCGGTGATATCAGCTTTGGAAAATGCCCTAACTCTGCCAGCTTGCGTGCCATAAAGTGAGAACCGCCACAGGCTTCCATCGCGATGGTTGTTGCTGGGCATGTCGCCAGAAATTCGATTAGCTTTGGTCGGGTGAATTTTTTACGGTAAACGGCCTTCCCACGATGATCCTGACAATGAATATGGAAAGAGTTCTTACCCAGATCGATACCAATAAGCGCAATGTTTTCCATGATGGTTCTCCGAATGAAAGCCTGTCCTCAGCATAGTACTGGGAAGGAGGGAGTGACCATCTCATTAAATAAAGCACGCTAAGCCGGTCGCGCCAGCCCGCGTTCGAGCCATGCCTGCACGTTCGAATAGCTGCTTAGGCCGAGGATGTCGCCCGCTGCGTAGAATTCGACCAGCGCATTCACCCAGCCAAACGTCGCAATGTCCGCGATCGAGTAATCATCGACAATCCATTCGCGGCCCTCCAGCCGGTGATCCAGGACCCCGAGAAGACGCCTGGATTCATCAACAAAGCGCTGCCGAGGTCGCTTGTCCTCATAGTCCTTGCCGGCAAATCGCAGGAAAAAGCCTAGCTGTCCGAAGGTCGGCCCAACGCCCGACACCTGAAAGAACACCCAGGCCAGAGTCTCGTACCGCTGGGCGGGTGTTGTTGAGATGAGCTGCCCCGTCTTGTCGGCCAGATAGATGAGGATCGCACCGGTTTCCCATATGCCAATGGGCTGGCCGTCAGGGCCAGCCGGATCGATGATCGCGGGTATGCGGCCGTTGGGATTCAACGACACGAACGCTGGATCCTTCGACTCGTTGTTCGAGATGTCGACGAAGTGGGGCTCATACGGCAGGCCAGTCTCCTCCAGCATCATCGAGACCTTGACGCCGTTGGGCGTGGGGGCCGCGTATAGTTGCAAGCGATCCGGATAAGATGCTGGCCAGCGCTGCGTGATGGGAAAGGAGGAGAGGTCTGTCATATCTGGATCCTGGCACTGCGACGGCGGCTGAATGGAATGATCTGCTTCAAGGCCGGGTTCGACGACCGCGTCGATTGACGCGGTCGTCGGAGGTTGCGAACCGGATCGGCGCGGCACTAACGGCAGCGAAGCCTATTCCGCTGCAGCCCCGGCCGCAGGGCTCACATCGCCGGCCTCATGCCGCTTTGGAAGAACCCAGTCGGGACGGACGAAGTGGCAGGTGTAGCCGCCCGGCCGCTTCTCCAGATAATCCTGGTGATCGGGCTCGGCCTCCCAGAACTCGCCGACCGGCTGGACCTCGGTCACCACTTTGCCATCCCACAGCCCCGAGGCATCCACATCGGCGATCGTATCCTCGGCGACGCGCTTCTGCTCCTCGTCGACATAATAGATGCCCGACCGGTAGGAGAGCCCACGATCATTGCCCTGGCGGTTCAGCGTCGTCGGATCGTGGATCTGGAAGAAGAATTCCAGGATGTGCCGGTAGCTCGTCACTGTCGGGTCGAAGACAATCTCGATCCCCTCGGCATGCGTGCCGTGATTACGATACGTGGCGTTCGGAATATCGCCGCCCGTGTAACCCACACGGGTCGAGATGATGCCGGGCCGCTTGCGGATCAGATCCTGCATGCCCCAGAAACATCCTCCTGCGAGAACAGCGCGCTGATGCATGTTAAGCCTCCTCTACTTGATCGAGATATTCACCGTATCCCTCGGACTCCATCTCGTCGCGCGGGATGAAGCGAAGGGACGCAGAGTTGATGCAGTAGCGCAGACCGCCGCGGTCGGAAGGACCGTCCGGGAAAACGTGGCCCAGATGGCTGTCGGCGTGTACCGACCTGACCTCCGTCCGGACCATGCCGTGTGCACTGTCCCGCACCTCGTTCACGTTTGCCGGAACGATCGGCTTGGTGAAGCTGGGCCAGCCAGTACCCGAATCGAACTTGTCCGTTGAAGCGAACAGCGGCTCTCCCGACACTATGTCGACGTAGATGCCAGGCTCCTTGTTGTCGTTGTGCTCACCCGTGAAGGGCCTTTCGGTCCCCGAATCCTGGGTAATCCGGCGTTGCTCGGGGGTCAGGCGGTCAACTGCTGCCTGTGACTTCTCAAACTTCATGATAGTCTCCAATAATTAATCTAAATAGATGCGCGGAATAGTAGATCACTGAAAGGGAACTCAGCCCGGATTGTGCGATCTGATCAATCGCCAAACCAACCAAAACCACCAACCGGACTGAGCGATGCCGATCATAGCACCAATACCCCGTGGCGAACGACGCCTGATGCAGAAAGCTATTCATAAAACGCGCGATAAAAATCATGCCCGCAGACTCACGGCCATGCTGATGCTTCATCGGGGTGAACGGGTCAGCGATGTTGCCAGAACTCTCTGTTGTGCTCGTTCATCCGTTGGTCGCTGGATTAACTGGTTTACGCACTCAGGTATTGAAGGCCTGAAATCCTTACCCGCAGGGCGCTCCCGACGCTGGCCTTTTGAACATATCTGCACCCTGTTA
This genomic interval from Klebsiella sp. RHBSTW-00484 contains the following:
- a CDS encoding TnsD family Tn7-like transposition protein, with amino-acid sequence MNGYFCPPDKKSGLSAEYRVRWQQLLESHGVKQARLSHQALYAWLYRHDRSWFLQFNRQHHQGHARDNLRVDWPKRDRMVCRQLLHILDQHELMLDSPRLSRNWYLSKLLSGAMIEKNLRSMPLTRLFFQRYCEDITGYQIRRLALAAGLLVQTGNSLRRWRLLRLAGLSDERLTSLADDLLRDVLGA
- the istB gene encoding IS21-like element helper ATPase IstB; the encoded protein is MSQQTLNRLRELRLGGMAAALQQQQEQVATYDGLSFIERLGLLVEQEHLAREQRKQARLVRHARLKLSATTQEIDYQHPRNIDRAQIARLAQGDWLQRGQNLLITGPCGSGKTYLACALGYQACLQGYGTHYHRLSRLLQSLTQAKADGSYGRLLAQLAKVELLILDDWGLEPLLPAQRHDLLEIMDDRHGRHSTVVISQGSSQKTESMVTPVFATPILTTSWLA
- a CDS encoding IS110-like element IS5075 family transposase, with amino-acid sequence MENIALIGIDLGKNSFHIHCQDHRGKAVYRKKFTRPKLIEFLATCPATTIAMEACGGSHFMARKLAELGHFPKLISPQFVRPFVKSNKNDFVDAEAICEAASRPSMRFVQPRTESQQAMRALHRVRESLVQDKVKTTNQMHAFLLEFGISVPRGAAVISRLSTLLEDSSLPLYLSQLLLKLQQHYHYLVEQIKDLESQLKRKLDEDEVGQRLLSIPCVGTLTASTISTEIGDGKQYASSRDFAAATGLVPRQYSTGGRTTLLGISKRGNKKIRTLLVQCARVFIQKLEHQSGKLADWVRELLCRKSNFVVTCALANKLARIAWALTARQQTYEA
- a CDS encoding glutathione S-transferase family protein codes for the protein MTDLSSFPITQRWPASYPDRLQLYAAPTPNGVKVSMMLEETGLPYEPHFVDISNNESKDPAFVSLNPNGRIPAIIDPAGPDGQPIGIWETGAILIYLADKTGQLISTTPAQRYETLAWVFFQVSGVGPTFGQLGFFLRFAGKDYEDKRPRQRFVDESRRLLGVLDHRLEGREWIVDDYSIADIATFGWVNALVEFYAAGDILGLSSYSNVQAWLERGLARPA
- the msrA gene encoding peptide-methionine (S)-S-oxide reductase MsrA, which codes for MHQRAVLAGGCFWGMQDLIRKRPGIISTRVGYTGGDIPNATYRNHGTHAEGIEIVFDPTVTSYRHILEFFFQIHDPTTLNRQGNDRGLSYRSGIYYVDEEQKRVAEDTIADVDASGLWDGKVVTEVQPVGEFWEAEPDHQDYLEKRPGGYTCHFVRPDWVLPKRHEAGDVSPAAGAAAE
- the msrB gene encoding peptide-methionine (R)-S-oxide reductase MsrB, whose protein sequence is MKFEKSQAAVDRLTPEQRRITQDSGTERPFTGEHNDNKEPGIYVDIVSGEPLFASTDKFDSGTGWPSFTKPIVPANVNEVRDSAHGMVRTEVRSVHADSHLGHVFPDGPSDRGGLRYCINSASLRFIPRDEMESEGYGEYLDQVEEA